The following are encoded together in the Montipora foliosa isolate CH-2021 chromosome 12, ASM3666993v2, whole genome shotgun sequence genome:
- the LOC137980785 gene encoding uncharacterized protein, whose translation MASGSSEAGGFTCCVPGCYNNSKKHKGKFSFYNFPGDQNLRRQWLHNISRKDFRPTTGHRVCSAHFEGGSKTYQNNVPTVFPLQKSHPKVIKTPRRLLVRHKEEEIQEETEENEPMCPEENQIDSTNHCNNEPSLEDKIIELRQQVAALESRNSKLEFELRFGLEKFKSLDDDMQYYTGMENYSQFKALYDFLDGGVNACSRLNYWGSNNSNLQLDSLEKRGKKRTLLPIDELFLTMARLRVNISEKVLSDWYKISVSEVSRIFITWVNFMFTRFMQLPIWASKETVEKTMPDCFKFDYPLTRVILDCTEIFIEKPSCFRAQSATYSSYKSHNTAKGLVGISPQGAVTFISDLFGGHASDRQIVVSSGILDLLEPGDSVMADRGFEIQDLLVSKKASLNIPPFMRCKDQLDPDEEDETRQIASVRIHVERAIERIKNFNILRQIIPNTMAEDINKIWKVCAILTNFKGPLVL comes from the coding sequence ATGGCGTCTGGAAGTAGCGAAGCTGGAGGATTTACTTGCTGTGTTCCGGGCTGCTACAACAATTCGAAGAAACATAAAGGGAAGTTTTCATTTTATAATTTCCCAGGTGACCAAAATTTAAGAAGGCAATGGCTTCATAACATTTCCAGGAAAGATTTTCGTCCAACTACGGGTCATCGTGTGTGCAGTGCTCACTTCGAAGGGGGCTCCAAAACCTACCAAAACAATGTGCCAACTGTATTTCCTCTACAAAAGTCTCACCCTAAAGTGATAAAAACACCAAGAAGACTACTTGTTCGCCACAAAGAAGAGGAAATACAAGAAGAGACTGAGGAAAATGAGCCGATGTGTCCGGAGGAGAATCAAATCGATAGTACCAATCACTGTAACAATGAACCCTCTCTTGAAGACAAGATTATTgaactcagacaacaagttgcagcACTTGAATCGCGGAATTCTAAATTAGAATTCGAATTAAGATTTGGACTGGAAAAATTCAAGTCTTTGGATGACGATATGCAGTATTATACTGGAATGGAAAACTATTCACAGTTTAAGGCTCTCTATGATTTTCTTGATGGGGGTGTGAACGCCTGTTCAAGACTGAACTACTGGGGTTCAAACAACTCGAACCTTCAACTAGACAGCTTGGAAAAGCGAGGTAAAAAACGCACTCTTCTTCCGATTGATGAACTTTTTTTGACCATGGCACGACTAAGAGTAAATATATCTGAAAAGGTTCTTTCTGACTGGTATAAAATCAGTGTCAGTGAGGTGTCTAGGATATTTATAACATGGGTCAATTTCATGTTCACCCGATTTATGCAGCTACCAATCTGGGCATCAAAGGAAACAGTAGAGAAAACAATGCCTGACTGTTTCAAATTTGACTATCCTCTTACGCGTGTAATCTTAGACTGTACTGAGATTTTCATTGAGAAGCCTTCATGCTTTAGAGCACAGTCAGCAACTTATTCATCCTATAAATCTCACAACACCGCAAAAGGGCTGGTAGGAATTTCTCCACAAGGTGCAGTGACTTTTATTTCTGATTTATTTGGAGGCCATGCAAGTGACAGGCAGATTGTTGTGTCATCTGGGATACTAGATTTACTTGAACCAGGAGACTCCGTAATGGCTGACAGGGGATTTGAGATTCAAGATTTGTTGGTTTCGAAAAAAGCTTCGTTAAATATCCCCCCATTCATGAGATGCAAGGATCAGTTGGATCCAGATGAGGAAGATGAAACAAGACAAATTGCTTCAGTGCGCATTCATGTAGAGAGGGCAattgaaagaattaaaaacTTCAATATTTTGAGACAAATCATTCCCAATACTATGGCTGAAGATATAAATAAAATATGGAAAGTATGTGCCATTTTAACTAATTTTAAAGGTCCCCTAGTTCTTTAG